TTTGCCTTTTGAAGGGTGAAAAGCATACAATGGTTTCGTAAACGAAATCACACGTTCGATCGGACGCAAGGAGAAAAAACGTTTTATGAGGAAAATGAGCTTAACGGCAAAGATCGTTTTGATCGTCTCGGCAGTATTCGTCATCGCCGGAACGGTGCTTGGCGTTATTTTCGTTGGACATACCCGATCGAACCTCAGAAAGATAAGTCACGAGCACATGCTCGACATCTCAAACACCGCGGCGGCTTCCCTAAACGGAGACGATCTCGCCGCATTGACCGCGGGGAGTGAAGGTTCCGAAGCCTATCGAGCCGCATTTTCCACACTCTCCGTCTTCCGCGACAACGCCAGCCTCAAAGACATCTACTGCATCCGCGAAACGAGCACGGGCTATATTTATATCATCGACACGAAGAAAGAAGATCCCGCAGCGTTCGGAGAACCAATCTCCGCAAATTCTTCTTTGAAACTTGCCGCCGAAGGGTCTCCCTCGGCAAACGAGAAAGCGAGCAAGAGCCGCGGAGAGAAGTATTACAGCGCATATTCCCCCGTTTTCGATTCCTCGAATCAAGTCGCGGCGATCGTCGCGGTTGATTTTTACGCAGACTGGTACGAAGCGCCCATTCGTCAAATTACCTTGATCTTCACCGCGGTCGGCATTATGTTTACGCTGTTCGCGGCGGCTTTGATCTTCCTCGTCATGAACCGAGTAAAGATCCGCCTCGACAAGGTATATGAAGACCTTTCCGCTCTTTCGAGCGACGCGGAGCATCTTTCCGACGAGATCCCGAACGATTACGGAACGAGGCGAGACGTCCGCCCGGAAAAGACCGCGGTGGACGACATCGGCGCA
Above is a window of Clostridia bacterium DNA encoding:
- a CDS encoding GGDEF domain-containing protein, giving the protein MSLTAKIVLIVSAVFVIAGTVLGVIFVGHTRSNLRKISHEHMLDISNTAAASLNGDDLAALTAGSEGSEAYRAAFSTLSVFRDNASLKDIYCIRETSTGYIYIIDTKKEDPAAFGEPISANSSLKLAAEGSPSANEKASKSRGEKYYSAYSPVFDSSNQVAAIVAVDFYADWYEAPIRQITLIFTAVGIMFTLFAAALIFLVMNRVKIRLDKVYEDLSALSSDAEHLSDEIPNDYGTRRDVRPEKTAVDDIGALSYRVHGLQAQIRRYLDFVREKAFTDGLTGVKNRTAFADVVRRINEKIDAGDAAFSLAVFDINGLKKLNDYFGHETGDVIITDAAEILTEFFGENCYRIGGDEFIAILQDVSLEEMKKKVAALTEKVEGLAPVTEDGAVLAFSKGCAAFDPEQDVFFNDVFKRADEEMYADKASFYNHNKCT